One window from the genome of Crassostrea angulata isolate pt1a10 chromosome 2, ASM2561291v2, whole genome shotgun sequence encodes:
- the LOC128174619 gene encoding uncharacterized protein LOC128174619 has product MSSTKIISDQLYSTLPSPNYHSTLSTIGKENESLKRPLSPTPESQGNCDTFAPVVSYSSALYSKFSALAPVTCTSNSDNDKGRFSQAEDSILTTLRRTNPDNMCKLEKRMKEQSKQNVLEKVEVLKALLARWTLDCEQIKIILNFIEDKLSKGDSGTSAKRVKFTTL; this is encoded by the exons atgTCATCAACCAAAATTATTTCCGATCAG TTATATTCCACCCTTCCCTCTCCAAACTACCATTCGACATTAAGTACAATTGGCAAAGAAAATGAGTCATTAAAAAG ACCCCTAAGTCCTACACCAGAGAGCCAGGGTAACTGCGACACCTTTGCACCAGTTGTCAGCTACTCGTCGGCACTCTACTCAAAATTCAGTGCTCTCGCGCcagttacatgtaccagtaactCGGATAATGATAAGGGTCGATTTAGTCAGGCGGAAGACTCCATCCTGACAACTTTGAG GCGAACAAATCCAGACAATATGTGTAAATTGGAGAAAAGGATGAAGGAACAGAGCAAACAAAATGTCTTAGAAAAAGTCGAAGTCTTAAAAGCCCTCCTGGCCAGATGGACCTTGGATTGCGAgcaaattaaaatcatcttaAACTTTATAGAAGATAAGTTGTCTAAAGGAGATAGCGGTACCTCGGCTAAAAGGGTCAAGTTTACAACGCTCTAG
- the LOC128174620 gene encoding uncharacterized protein LOC128174620: MAEEFLDFVQLYSTLPSPNYHSTLSTIGKENESLKRPLGPTPESQGNCDTFAPVVSYSSALYSKFSALAPVTCTSNSDNDKGRFSQAEDSILTTLRRTNPDNMCKLEKRMKEQSKQNVLEKIEVLKALLARWTLDCEQIKIILNFIEDKLSKGDSGTSAKRVKFTTL; this comes from the exons ATGGCAGAAGAATTCCTAGATTTTGTACAA TTATATTCCACCCTTCCCTCTCCAAACTACCATTCGACATTAAGTACAATTGGCAAAGAAAATGAGTCATTAAAAAG ACCCCTAGGTCCTACACCAGAGAGCCAGGGTAACTGCGACACCTTTGCACCAGTTGTCAGCTACTCGTCGGCACTCTACTCAAAATTCAGTGCTCTCGCGCcagttacatgtaccagtaactCGGATAATGATAAGGGTCGATTTAGTCAGGCGGAAGACTCCATACTGACAACTTTGAG GCGAACAAATCCAGACAATATGTGTAAATTGGAGAAAAGGATGAAGGAACAGAGCAAACaaaatgtcttagaaaaaaTCGAAGTCTTAAAAGCCCTCCTGGCCAGATGGACCTTGGATTGCGAgcaaattaaaatcatcttaAACTTTATAGAAGATAAGTTGTCTAAAGGAGATAGCGGTACCTCGGCTAAAAGGGTCAAGTTTACAACGCTCTAG
- the LOC128174621 gene encoding uncharacterized protein LOC128174621 has protein sequence MGEELEMEGLPRRQNSKKYKMLEKRMRKRSPPFSPQNIEDQSRFFEILTSRVLADVDQMNFIGNFFQVELTKKEENRERFPTLRILYSTLPSPNYHSTLSTIGKENESLKRPLGPTPESQGNCDTFAPVVSYSSALYSKFSALAPVTCTSNSDNDKGRFSQAEDSILTTLRRTNPDNMCKLEKRMKEQSKQNVLEKVEVLKALLARWTLDCEQIKIILNFIEDKLSKGDSGTSAKRVKFTTL, from the exons ATGGGGGAGGAGTTGGAAATGGAAGGCTTGCCAAG AAGGCAAAACAGTAAAAAGTATAAAATGCTTGAAAAGAGAATGAGGAAGCGGTCTCCCCCTTTCAGTCCCCAAAATATTGAGGATCAGTCtaggttttttgaaattttaacatctAGAGTCCTAGCGGATGTtgatcaaatgaattttatcGGTAACTTCTTCCAGGTTGAATTAACGAAGAAAGAAGAAAACCGAGAGCGCTTTCCAACTCTACGAATA TTATATTCCACCCTTCCCTCTCCAAACTACCATTCGACATTAAGTACAATTGGCAAAGAAAATGAGTCATTAAAAAG ACCCCTAGGTCCTACACCAGAGAGCCAGGGTAACTGCGACACCTTTGCACCAGTTGTCAGCTACTCGTCGGCACTCTACTCAAAATTCAGTGCTCTCGCGCcagttacatgtaccagtaactCGGATAATGATAAGGGTCGATTTAGTCAGGCGGAAGACTCCATACTGACAACTTTGAG GCGAACAAATCCAGACAATATGTGTAAATTGGAGAAAAGGATGAAGGAACAGAGCAAACAAAATGTCTTAGAAAAAGTCGAAGTCTTAAAAGCCCTCCTGGCCAGATGGACCTTGGATTGCGAgcaaattaaaatcatcttaAACTTTATAGAAGATAAGTTGTCTAAAGGAGATAGCGGTACCTCGGCTAAAAGGGTCAAGTTTACAACGCTCTAG